A region of Paenibacillus sp. 37 DNA encodes the following proteins:
- a CDS encoding beta-glucoside-specific PTS transporter subunit IIABC, producing MDHKKMGDDIVRLVGGEANINGLVHCATRLRFDLKDSKKAERETLEKHDGIITVVESGGQFQVVIGSNVAHVYAEIMKNRDFGGDSSSSAESTGEKTSLLSKVFEIISGSFSPLIPAMAGSGMLKALLTVLTMLGWMSDTSDTYLILSAAGNAVFYFLPIFLGITLGMKLKANPYVAGVIGAALMEPSFTGLMDKGSDVSFLGIPVVMMNYSASVFPIFISISIYAVLDKLLKKIILKDLQLFLVPMIALMIMVPLSAMAFGPFGTTVGDWISSGVTWLIGVSGILSGIVLGGFMTFMVVFGLHWGFTPITIQNIGVGGDPIEAMAAAAVFAQIGVAFGIFLKAKKNKTLRTLAGSTSLTGLLAGVTEPIVYGLILRYKRVIPIVVIAGAIGGAINGHFGVKMTAYVFHNIFAIPVYTPTVVYVIAIACSFAVAAVLTVMFGYESKTKDIASEKNESGSSPSAESTPVELPVIPETKTTEIKKEQIYSPLTGKAVALSTINDPAFSTGAMGKGLAIVPEIGEVVAPVDGVVTSLFPTGHAIGLTTNAGTEILIHIGINTVALKGKHFSPVVQEGDIVRQGDLLIQFDIDKIKEAGYETVTPVIVTLTQQEVDVFETTQEQVQKNDVLLTLVV from the coding sequence ATGGATCATAAAAAAATGGGGGATGACATCGTTCGTCTCGTCGGCGGAGAAGCCAATATCAATGGTCTTGTCCACTGTGCGACCCGGCTGAGATTTGACCTGAAAGATTCGAAAAAGGCCGAACGCGAAACGCTTGAAAAACACGATGGTATTATTACCGTTGTCGAAAGCGGCGGCCAGTTCCAGGTTGTCATCGGTAGTAACGTGGCTCATGTATATGCGGAGATTATGAAAAACCGGGATTTTGGAGGAGATTCCTCCTCATCGGCTGAGTCCACAGGGGAAAAAACCTCGCTGTTATCCAAAGTTTTTGAAATTATATCCGGAAGTTTCTCGCCGTTAATCCCGGCTATGGCAGGATCAGGTATGCTAAAAGCTTTGCTGACTGTCCTGACCATGCTCGGATGGATGTCGGATACAAGTGACACATACTTGATTTTATCCGCTGCCGGCAACGCTGTATTTTATTTCTTGCCCATCTTCCTTGGCATCACACTGGGTATGAAGCTGAAAGCCAATCCTTATGTAGCTGGCGTAATTGGTGCCGCTCTGATGGAACCGAGCTTCACCGGGCTGATGGATAAGGGCTCAGATGTATCGTTCCTGGGTATACCGGTTGTCATGATGAATTATTCAGCCAGCGTATTCCCAATCTTCATATCGATCAGTATCTATGCTGTTCTTGATAAGTTACTCAAAAAAATCATTTTGAAAGACCTGCAATTGTTCCTTGTACCGATGATTGCTTTGATGATTATGGTTCCTCTGTCCGCAATGGCCTTTGGACCATTCGGCACCACGGTAGGTGACTGGATCTCCTCCGGCGTAACTTGGCTCATTGGTGTCAGCGGTATATTATCAGGGATTGTACTCGGTGGATTCATGACCTTCATGGTTGTCTTTGGACTCCACTGGGGCTTCACTCCAATCACGATACAGAATATCGGGGTTGGCGGTGATCCGATTGAAGCCATGGCTGCTGCAGCTGTATTTGCACAAATCGGTGTAGCCTTCGGTATTTTCCTGAAAGCCAAAAAGAATAAAACCCTGCGAACCCTTGCTGGCTCGACCAGCCTTACCGGTTTACTTGCAGGAGTAACTGAACCAATTGTATACGGTCTGATCTTGCGTTATAAACGTGTAATTCCTATCGTAGTCATCGCAGGTGCGATCGGCGGTGCCATTAATGGTCACTTTGGTGTTAAAATGACTGCTTATGTGTTCCATAATATATTTGCCATTCCTGTCTATACACCAACGGTTGTCTACGTGATTGCTATTGCCTGCTCCTTTGCTGTAGCAGCGGTATTAACGGTGATGTTTGGTTATGAAAGCAAAACGAAAGACATAGCTTCCGAGAAAAATGAATCTGGTTCCAGCCCATCGGCTGAAAGTACGCCGGTAGAGCTTCCTGTCATACCTGAGACCAAAACAACGGAGATCAAGAAAGAACAAATTTATAGCCCACTTACAGGTAAAGCCGTAGCACTGAGCACTATTAATGACCCCGCCTTTTCGACTGGTGCTATGGGCAAAGGTTTGGCGATTGTCCCTGAGATTGGTGAAGTTGTTGCTCCGGTAGACGGTGTTGTCACTTCCCTCTTCCCGACTGGACATGCCATTGGATTAACCACCAACGCAGGAACGGAAATCCTGATTCATATCGGCATCAATACAGTAGCGCTAAAGGGAAAACACTTCTCTCCTGTCGTTCAGGAAGGGGATATCGTCAGACAGGGCGATCTGTTGATCCAGTTTGACATCGATAAGATCAAAGAAGCCGGATACGAAACCGTAACCCCTGTCATTGTTACTCTTACGCAGCAGGAAGTGGATGTATTCGAAACAACTCAAGAGCAGGTACAGAAAAATGATGTCCTGCTGACTCTCGTTGTCTGA